A stretch of DNA from Mycobacterium senriense:
GTCTCTTTTCCAGCCTGGTGACCGTGCCGTCGGTGAGCCAACCGCTGACCAACACCGACACCAGACTCGAGGTGCCCCAACTCGATGTGCGCACGGCCTGTTTGGCAGTCGAGACGTATTCGTCCGGCACCACGACGAACCCGAAACGTAAACCGGTGGCAAGGTTCTTCGACAGGCTTGCCACATGCAGGGTGCGTTCCGGGGCTAATGCGTATAGTGTTGGGCCGCAATGTGGTTCGAGGAACGCGTAGGTGCCGTCCTCGATCACCGCACAATCGTGCCGGCGCGCAGTTTCGGCGAGGCGGATGCGCTGTTCGTGCGACATTGTGTAGCCGAGCGGGTTATGCAAAGTAGGGATTGTGTAAATGGCCTCGACCCGGCGACGAGCGCACAGGTCTTCCAGTGCGTCGAGATCTGGACCCGCGGGGCTGGAGGGAAACGACACCAGCTCCAGGGCGCGGTCATCGGCCTGCAGCTTGATGCCGGGATAGGTCAGTTCGTCGACGGCAACGATCGCCCCCGGCCGCGTCAGTACGCGTAGCGCGATATCCAGACCGTGCTGGGATCCGGCTGCCAGTACGACGTTGTTGGGTGGCACGTCTATCCCGCGATCGAGGAGATAGGTTGCGACCGCGGCCTTTTCGATAGTTCGACCACCGGGTGCATGCTGGATCAGCAGCGACTGCAGGTCGCCTGTGGCGGCCAGCTGCCGCAACGCCTCACGTAACTGTTCCGCCTGGTCGTCTGCCAGCGGTTGGTTGAACGATAAGTCGGCAGTGCGGGATGCGATGGGGATTCGGCGTCCGTCGAGGCCGCCATAGCCGCCCTGGTCGCGGACGAACGTGCCGCGGCCGGGTTCGCCGACCACTAGGCCTGCGCGCGCGAGGTGAGCGTAGACGCGGGTCGCGGTGGCCAAGGCGATGCCATGCTGCCGGGCAAGGTCGCGGTGGGTCGGCAGCCGGGTGCCGGGCGCCAATTGCCCATCGCGGATCTCGGCGGTCAATCGATCCACGATCGCTGTATAGCGGCTGGTCGGCACGGGTAGCCCGCCCTTGTATCTAGGACAATTTCTCGATTGTTCTATCACACCCGGATACGCTGCGAAAGAGCAACCAACCAACCACTGGGTTGCCTAGGGCGCAGTTCCCTGGTGAAGGCGACACGTGCACCGACCCGGGCCTGCGCAGGTAGGAGTCATCATGAAAGCGATCGAAATTAGCTCCGGCACAATTTATTACGAGGAGACCGGGCCCGAAAACGGCAGGCCGGTGGTGTTCGTGCACGGATACATGATGGGTGGGCAAGTGTGGCGCCGCGTCAGCGCGGAACTCGCCGCGGTCGGGCTGCGCTGCATCGCCCCCACCTGGCCGATGGGTGCGCACCCGGAGCCGCTGCGCCCGGGCGCCGATCGCACCATCGCGGGCGTTGCCGGAATCGTTGCCGAGGTGCTTGCGGCCCTTGACCTCGAAGACGTGGTGTTGGTCGGCAACGACTCCGGCGGTGTCGTAACGCAACTCGTCGCGGTGCACCATCACGACCGAATTGGCGCCATGGTGCTGACGAGTTGCGATGCCTTCGAACATTTCCCGCCGCCGATCCTCAATCCGATGATCATGGCGGCCAAGTCCAAACTGTCCTTCCGGCTGATGCTGCAAACGATGCGGCTATCCGGTGTCCGCAAGCGCGCGTATGGCGCCTTGGCCCACCGCGACATCGACGACCTGGCCCAGACGTGGGTGCGGGCGGCGCTGTCAAATCCGGCAGTCGCGGAAGACTTGCGCCGGCTCACGCTGTCGTTTCGGACCGAGGTCACTACCGGCGTCGCCGCCCGGCTGCCGGAATTCGACAAGCCGGCCCTCATCGCATGGTCGGCTGATGACGTGTTCTTCGAGCAAGAGGATGGCGAACGATTGGCGGCCATCCTCCCGAACGCCCGGTTCGCGGTGATCGAGGGAGCCCGCACCTTTTCGATGGTGGATCGGCCGGCCCGGCTCGCCGACTTGCTTTCGACCGTCGCGGTGCGGGCGTAGTGAAAGACCCCGCCATGCCCCTCGCTCACCCTTTTGACGGCGCGATTGAACTCGATCCCGTCGACCGCAATATCAGCCGGGGCCGCACTCATCCGGGGTGGACATCCATGGTGAGCCCGTTCGGCGGAATCACCGTTGCCACGCTGGTGCGTGCCGTCGAGACACACCCCGACCGCGTCGGCGAACCCATCGCGCTGACCGTAAATTTCCTGGCACCCATCGCCGACGGCGAGTTCGACATTTCGCTTCGCGCCGTGCGCACGAACCGCACCAACCAGCACTGGCTGCTTGAGCTCAGCCAAGACG
This window harbors:
- a CDS encoding PLP-dependent aminotransferase family protein; the protein is MPTSRYTAIVDRLTAEIRDGQLAPGTRLPTHRDLARQHGIALATATRVYAHLARAGLVVGEPGRGTFVRDQGGYGGLDGRRIPIASRTADLSFNQPLADDQAEQLREALRQLAATGDLQSLLIQHAPGGRTIEKAAVATYLLDRGIDVPPNNVVLAAGSQHGLDIALRVLTRPGAIVAVDELTYPGIKLQADDRALELVSFPSSPAGPDLDALEDLCARRRVEAIYTIPTLHNPLGYTMSHEQRIRLAETARRHDCAVIEDGTYAFLEPHCGPTLYALAPERTLHVASLSKNLATGLRFGFVVVPDEYVSTAKQAVRTSSWGTSSLVSVLVSGWLTDGTVTRLEKRRRSDAAERQQIAHRALEGLNYHGPAACYYGWLSLPDNARSDAVAHQLANEGILVSTAEAFCVTSHPPNALRLALGTPPLEGLASALDRVREVVLSAQW
- a CDS encoding alpha/beta fold hydrolase; translation: MKAIEISSGTIYYEETGPENGRPVVFVHGYMMGGQVWRRVSAELAAVGLRCIAPTWPMGAHPEPLRPGADRTIAGVAGIVAEVLAALDLEDVVLVGNDSGGVVTQLVAVHHHDRIGAMVLTSCDAFEHFPPPILNPMIMAAKSKLSFRLMLQTMRLSGVRKRAYGALAHRDIDDLAQTWVRAALSNPAVAEDLRRLTLSFRTEVTTGVAARLPEFDKPALIAWSADDVFFEQEDGERLAAILPNARFAVIEGARTFSMVDRPARLADLLSTVAVRA